A region from the uncultured Ilyobacter sp. genome encodes:
- the ychF gene encoding redox-regulated ATPase YchF has translation MIGIGIVGLPNVGKSTLFNAITKAGAAEAANYPFCTIEPNIGMVTVPDNRLDALSEIINPQRVQHATVEFVDIAGLVKGAANGEGLGNKFLSNIRSTAAICQVVRCFEDENVVHVEGSVDPIRDIEVINAELILADLETVERAIERQSKLFRAKNKDAIKIMPVLEKSKAHLEEAKLLQTLDFSEEEIQLLKVYQFLTLKPMMFAANVAEDDLVSGNEYVEKVKEYAKSLDAEVAIVSARVEAELQEMEEEDRAMFLEELGVTEPGLNRLIRAGFKLLGLQTYFTAGVKEVRAWTIKIGDTAPKAAGEIHTDFEKGFIRAKVVAYEEFVENNGWRGSQEAGVLRLEGKEYVVKDGDLMEFLFNV, from the coding sequence ATGATTGGAATAGGAATTGTGGGTCTTCCTAATGTTGGGAAATCGACACTCTTTAATGCCATAACAAAGGCAGGGGCGGCAGAGGCTGCAAATTATCCATTCTGTACAATCGAACCGAATATCGGTATGGTTACAGTACCCGATAACAGACTAGACGCTCTGTCAGAGATAATAAATCCCCAGAGAGTTCAACATGCGACAGTTGAATTTGTAGATATAGCAGGACTTGTGAAGGGGGCAGCAAACGGAGAGGGACTTGGTAACAAGTTTTTGTCAAATATAAGATCGACAGCAGCTATATGCCAGGTAGTGAGATGCTTTGAGGACGAAAACGTAGTTCATGTAGAGGGGTCTGTAGACCCTATCAGAGATATAGAGGTCATCAATGCAGAACTCATCCTAGCTGACTTAGAAACAGTAGAAAGAGCCATTGAAAGACAGTCAAAACTTTTTAGGGCAAAAAATAAAGATGCGATTAAAATAATGCCGGTTCTTGAAAAGTCAAAAGCTCACTTGGAAGAAGCAAAACTTTTACAGACGTTAGATTTTTCAGAAGAGGAAATTCAGTTGCTTAAGGTATATCAGTTTCTTACACTGAAGCCAATGATGTTTGCAGCTAACGTTGCAGAAGATGACCTTGTGTCAGGAAATGAATATGTAGAAAAGGTCAAGGAATATGCTAAAAGCTTAGATGCAGAAGTTGCAATCGTCTCTGCGAGAGTAGAGGCTGAACTTCAAGAGATGGAGGAAGAGGACAGAGCCATGTTCCTGGAAGAGCTAGGGGTGACAGAACCAGGGCTTAACAGACTGATAAGAGCTGGATTTAAACTTCTAGGGCTACAGACTTATTTTACAGCTGGTGTAAAAGAAGTGAGGGCCTGGACAATAAAAATCGGAGATACTGCTCCTAAAGCTGCTGGAGAGATTCACACTGATTTTGAAAAGGGGTTTATAAGAGCAAAAGTTGTGGCCTATGAGGAATTTGTAGAAAATAACGGCTGGAGGGGATCTCAAGAGGCTGGAGTCTTAAGGCTTGAGGGTAAAGAGTATGTTGTTAAAGATGGAGATCTTATGGAGTTTCTTTTTAACGTATAG
- the rpmF gene encoding 50S ribosomal protein L32, with the protein MAVPKKKTSKAKKNMRRSHDGLTVTGLATCDKCGAPRRPHRICLECGDYNGKQVLANAAE; encoded by the coding sequence ATGGCAGTACCTAAGAAGAAAACTTCTAAAGCTAAAAAGAATATGAGAAGATCTCATGATGGATTAACAGTTACAGGATTAGCTACTTGTGACAAATGTGGAGCTCCTAGAAGACCTCACAGAATATGTTTAGAGTGCGGAGATTACAACGGTAAACAAGTATTAGCTAACGCAGCTGAGTAA
- a CDS encoding DUF177 domain-containing protein produces the protein MIIKIEEIRASQKQRVDFEFTVSKMEGLTLAAPVEIRGYAKVENKGFFVCGEYSSKLKTPCVRCLKDISLDVSGEFQGNFVESKSFKKYLNSLEAECKIDEVGLGEAVDGEIDVARLVREQIILEMSPYPVCEPECDGLEEMEKYKDDGVDLRWKKLFELKN, from the coding sequence TTGATTATAAAAATAGAGGAAATAAGGGCTAGTCAAAAACAAAGAGTTGACTTTGAATTTACAGTTAGTAAAATGGAAGGACTTACACTTGCAGCTCCAGTGGAAATCAGAGGTTATGCAAAAGTTGAAAATAAAGGCTTTTTTGTCTGTGGTGAATACAGCTCAAAGTTGAAAACACCCTGTGTGAGGTGTTTGAAGGATATATCTTTAGATGTTTCCGGAGAGTTTCAGGGAAATTTTGTAGAATCTAAATCATTTAAAAAGTACTTGAATTCTCTAGAAGCTGAGTGCAAGATTGATGAAGTGGGACTAGGAGAAGCCGTCGATGGCGAGATTGATGTTGCTAGACTTGTCAGAGAGCAAATTATATTGGAAATGTCTCCCTACCCGGTGTGTGAACCTGAATGTGATGGTTTGGAAGAGATGGAAAAATATAAAGATGATGGCGTAGACCTTAGATGGAAAAAATTGTTTGAATTAAAAAACTAA